ACTGGCGACTCATAAATTTTCCTGCCGCTACTTGTGCAAATCAAGCCCGAATAGGTAGTCCCGGCAAGCGTTATCTGAATAAGATTTAAAGTGTGAGCCATTCGCCATTTCTTTTACAATCACGCCCGGACGGCGCCGCCGTTGACGCGGATCGTCTGACCGGTGACGAACGCGGCGCCCGGGCTCGCCAGCCACCGTGCAGTCGCCGCCACGTCTTCGGGCAACCCCCATACCCCCAGCGGCGTTTCCTCCCGCACACGGTCCTGCCACACCGGAGAAGCCGTTTCGCCCCACGCGGTGCGAATCCACCCCGGCGCGATGCAGTTCACGCGAACCTCCGGCGCGAGGGAAAGTGAGAGGCTGCGCGTGAAGCACGTTACCGCTCCCTTTACGGCCGCGAACAACTGCCCGCTGTCGCCTTCCATACCCGTTTCGGCCTGATCCCACCCGATGGTAATGATGCACCCGCGCCCGCGCTCTTTCATGCGCGCGCCGATGTCCCGGGAGAGGTGCATCGTGGCTTTCAGGTCGATGGCGAGCAGGGCGTCCAATTTTTCGTCGAAGGACCATTTCGCCGCGTCGCCGGTGAGTGTGTCCGCGCCCGCGTTGCACACGAGGATATCCAAGCCGCCAAAGGCGTCCCAGGCGCGGTTCGCGAGTCTCTCCACTGCGCCCGGGGTACTCAGGTCTTCGCCCACGCCCGTAACCCGGACACCCTTGTCGCGGTACGAACGCAGCACCGCGTCCGTAGCCGTCCCAAATGCGATTACGTCGCTCTCGTGTTCGTCGAGTGACGGCGGAATGAACCCGCGCCCGTGCAGGACCACGTCGGCGCCGTGATCCGCGAACGCAGTTGCAATCGCCCGGCCGATGCCGGACGTGGACCCGGTAACGAGCGCGCGGAGCCCGGACAGCTCGCGCGACGCCGACCCGCGCGGGGCCGCCAGTACGCGGATGTCGTCGCGCGCGACCGCGGACGCGAGTTCCCGGACCGTCTTCTTTGATATCGGGTGAACCACGTCCGGCGCGATCTCCGCGAGCGGCACCAACACGAACGCGCGCTCGTGCATCCGCGGGTGCGGGACGATCAGTTCCGGGGTGTCGATAACGGCACTATCGTACAGGATGAGGTCGAGATCGAGTGTACGAGGAGAATTCGTTTCCGCGCGCACGCGGCCGAACTGTCGTTCGATGCGGTGCAGGAGCTGGAGCAAATCTTGAGGGGAACGGTCCGTCTCGACAATAGCGACCGCGTTCAGGAACTCGCCGGACCCAGGCGGGCAGTTTACGGGTGCGGTTTCGTAAAACTCGGACCGCGCGACCACGCGCAAGCCCGGTTCAGCACGGAGGCGCTGAACGGCGGCGGAGAGTGTGGCCCAGCGGTCGCCGAGATTGGAGCCGAGCGCAATGTGTGCGAGTGCCATAGTTCGCGGGTGCCAGTGTCGGTACACGGTCCACAAGGGCACTTGAGCCCTTGTAGTACCTTAACTGGAACCGGCGCCCCGGAACGGCAACTACTTCTTCCCGCCCGCTTTCGCACCGGCTGCGGGGGCGGCGTCGCCTTCGGCCGCTTCCTTCTTGACCTTCTTTTTCAGTGCGACCTTCTGAACGCGGGTCTTCGGCAGTCCGTATGGGCTGCGGTCGGAACCGAATTGGCCGTTCTCCAACATCTTCGCGATGCGCTCGGCGCGGGTCAGGACGCACCGCTGACGGGACATGCCGGCTTTGCGCTTCAAGCTCTTGTCGATGGACATTGTCGTGTTCGGTGCTCGGTGTTCAATGTTCGGGGTCGGGGCGACAGGGCCATCGACCACCGCGAAATGTGATACTATAACCCCTACATTCAGACGGCAAGCCAACCTCTCCGTCTTCCCGCGGCCCCGGCCCGAACACTGCCCATGCAACTGACACTCGACTACGGCAAAACCGGCCTTCCCGTCACGCTCCCGGACAACCGGCTCGTTGCACCGCCGCTGGCGATCAAGCCCGCGGCCCCGCTCCCGGACCCGGCTGCGGCCCTCGAAACGGCGCTCGCGAACCCGATCGGCACGCGCCCGCTGGCGGAACTGGCCTGGGGGAAGAAGACCGCGTGCGTCGTGGTGTGCGACATCACCCGACCGGTACCGAACAAGCTCATTCTCCCGCCGCTCCTGCGCACGCTCGAGGCGGCGGGCGTTCCGCGAAGCGGCATCACGGTTCTCGTGGCGACCGGTCTGCACCGGCCGAACGAGGGCGAGGAATTGGTCGAACTCGTGGGGGAATTCGTCGCCACCAACTATCGGTGCGAGAACCACCACGGCAAGGTGAAGGACGAGCACGACTACTTGGGCACCACGCCAAAGGGCGTGCCCGCCTGGATCGACCACCGCTACACGCGCGCGGAACTCAAGATCACCACGGGCTTGATCGAGCCGCACCTCATGGCGGGCTACAGCGGCGGGCGGAAACTCATCTGCCCGGGTATCGCGGCGCTCGAAACGGTGAGGGTGTGGCACGGCCCGAAGTTCCTCGAACACCCGCGCGCCGATTGCGGCAGTGTCGAGGGGAACCCGGTCCACGAGGAGAACACCCGAATCGCGCTCATGGCCGGGTGCGACTTCATCGTGAACGTGTGCATCGACGGTCAGCGCCGCGTCACGGGCTTGTGGGCCGGCGACATGATCGCGGCCTGGGAAGAGGGGGTGCGCTTCTGTCGCGACGTGGTGCGCGCGGGCGTGCCCGAGCCGGTCGACGTGGTGGTGACGAGCTGCGCCGGCTACCCGCTCGATACGACGTGGTACCAAGCGGTGAAGGGGCTGACCGGTGCGCTACCCATCGTGCGCAAGGGCGGCACGATTGTTCTCGCCGCGAGCCTCACGGAAGGACTGGGGAGCCACGAGTTCCGTGAACAGTTGGAGCGCTACGAAGCCAACGGTGAATACGATCGGCCGTCGGCGTCCGAAACGTGCGAGATGGACGAATGGCAGTTGGTGATGCTGAAGAAGGTGCTCTCGCACTGCCGCGTGAAAGTGGTCAGTGGCGGAATCCCGGCCGATGTGCTGCGCCGCTGCCGCGTGGAACCGGTGGAATCCGTGGAGCGAGCCGTCGCCGATTCACTGGCGGAGTACGGCCCCGACGCGACGCTCGCCGTCATCCCAAAGGGGCCGTATGTGCTGCCCGTCGTCGCGTCGGTGTGACCGGATTCGAGGGCACCGGTTCACAAGACCGGCGCCATTGAAGGGATTCGCGCGAAGACATTGGGCCACTCACGTCTTCGCGAGCCGCTCGACCGACACTTTTTCAGTTTCGACCCGCAAGTAAATCGCCCGCGCTTATTCAGTGGCCGTGCCGAGTGCGACCACCGCGAGCACCCGCACAAGACAGAACCGTAGCACCGGCGTCTCCCTGAAGATGAAGGGCGAAACGGATGACACCTTGAGTTCCGCGTGCGTGTAAACTGGCGGCGCCGGCTCGTTACTCAGGAGGTTCACAATGTCGCTTTCCCGCCGCCAGTTTCTTGCCGCGTCCGCCACCGTCGCGTCCGCGGGCTTTGGTGCCGCCATCGATCCGATCAAGCGTCCCGGTGACAAGCCGGACCTGAAACTGGCACTGGCCGCGTACAGCATGAGGCAGTTCCTCGACCTGAAAAAGCCGACGATGACCCTGTTCGAGTTTATCGACCTCGCGGCCGACCTGCCGCTCGACGCGATCGAACTCACGTCCTACTACTGGGCGGAAACGACCGACGCTTATGCCGAGAAACTGAAAGCACACGCGACCAAAAAGAAACTCGCGATCTCGGGTGTACCGGTTGGCAACAATTTCTGCGTGCGGGACGAGGCCAAGTACAAGCTGGAAATTCAGAAGGTGAAGGACTGGACCGTGCTAGCGGCGAAGGTGGGCGCAACGACCGTGCGCATCTTCGCCGGCGCGCTCGAAAAAGGCGACACTCTGGAAGCAGCGCAAAAGCGCGTGGTCGCGGCGGTAAACGAGTGCTGTGAAGTCGCCGAAAAACACGGCATATCACTCGCGCTGGAGAACCACGGCGGCATCACCGACACACCCGAGCACCTCCTCGACCTGGTGAAACCGGTGAAGAGCAAGGCCCTCGGTGTGAACATCGACACGGGCAACTTCAAAACCACCGATCCCTACGCGGACATTGCGAAGATCGCCCCCTACGGCGTGGTGTCGCAGGTGAAGACCGAGGTGTACCCCGGTGGGAAGGTCCAGGACGCGGACCTCGCTCGAGTCGTGAAGATCCTCAAGGACGCGAACTTCCACGGGTTCGTCGCGCTGGAGTACGAGGGGAAGGAAGACCCGAAAGTCGCCGTGCCGAAGCACGTCAAAGAACTGCGAAAGCTGATTGGGTGACAGGCCCCACTCGTAGGCGAACCCCGCCCGCAAGGGCGGCGGGTGGCGCTCTCGTGGAACGGCACCCCCCGCCCTTGCGGGCGGGGTTCACCTTACCTGCGGTCCGTGCGGGCCGGGTTCGCCTTGCTCCAGTCCCAGCGCGGTCAGCAGCATGTCCTTCACCTGCGTCATAGGTACGCTCGCGGCGGGCATCGGGCCGTGGCCGATGAGGATGGGCCGGTCCAATGGGTCGGCCGCCGCGAGGCCGTGACTGCCGCGCACGATCGCCCCGTCGAGTGGGACCACGTCGAACGTCGTGCGGAACCCGAGTTTTTTCTGGAGGAGCCGGCGCGCGCTGTGGAGCTTGGGGAACCGCAACCGCGGGTCGAAGAACAGTTCGCACGGATCGAAGCCCGGTTTCGCGTGAATGGCCACCGCGTGGGCGTAATCCGGGCAGAGCGCGTCGTCGAGCCAGAACGGGTACGCGAACCAGGCGTCCGGCTCGGACAGCAGCACGAGGTCGCCGCTCCGCTGGTGGTTGAGGCCGAGCTCGGCGCGCTCCTCACCGACGTACAACTTTGCGACGCCGGGCACCGCGGCGAGAACCGCGCGCACGCGGGCGAGGTCTTCGGAATCGCGAACGTAGACGTGTGCGAGTTGGTGATCGACC
The Gemmata palustris DNA segment above includes these coding regions:
- the folK gene encoding 2-amino-4-hydroxy-6-hydroxymethyldihydropteridine diphosphokinase gives rise to the protein MPLWTVYRHWHPRTMALAHIALGSNLGDRWATLSAAVQRLRAEPGLRVVARSEFYETAPVNCPPGSGEFLNAVAIVETDRSPQDLLQLLHRIERQFGRVRAETNSPRTLDLDLILYDSAVIDTPELIVPHPRMHERAFVLVPLAEIAPDVVHPISKKTVRELASAVARDDIRVLAAPRGSASRELSGLRALVTGSTSGIGRAIATAFADHGADVVLHGRGFIPPSLDEHESDVIAFGTATDAVLRSYRDKGVRVTGVGEDLSTPGAVERLANRAWDAFGGLDILVCNAGADTLTGDAAKWSFDEKLDALLAIDLKATMHLSRDIGARMKERGRGCIITIGWDQAETGMEGDSGQLFAAVKGAVTCFTRSLSLSLAPEVRVNCIAPGWIRTAWGETASPVWQDRVREETPLGVWGLPEDVAATARWLASPGAAFVTGQTIRVNGGAVRA
- a CDS encoding small basic protein translates to MSIDKSLKRKAGMSRQRCVLTRAERIAKMLENGQFGSDRSPYGLPKTRVQKVALKKKVKKEAAEGDAAPAAGAKAGGKK
- the larA gene encoding nickel-dependent lactate racemase, whose amino-acid sequence is MQLTLDYGKTGLPVTLPDNRLVAPPLAIKPAAPLPDPAAALETALANPIGTRPLAELAWGKKTACVVVCDITRPVPNKLILPPLLRTLEAAGVPRSGITVLVATGLHRPNEGEELVELVGEFVATNYRCENHHGKVKDEHDYLGTTPKGVPAWIDHRYTRAELKITTGLIEPHLMAGYSGGRKLICPGIAALETVRVWHGPKFLEHPRADCGSVEGNPVHEENTRIALMAGCDFIVNVCIDGQRRVTGLWAGDMIAAWEEGVRFCRDVVRAGVPEPVDVVVTSCAGYPLDTTWYQAVKGLTGALPIVRKGGTIVLAASLTEGLGSHEFREQLERYEANGEYDRPSASETCEMDEWQLVMLKKVLSHCRVKVVSGGIPADVLRRCRVEPVESVERAVADSLAEYGPDATLAVIPKGPYVLPVVASV
- a CDS encoding sugar phosphate isomerase/epimerase family protein; the encoded protein is MSLSRRQFLAASATVASAGFGAAIDPIKRPGDKPDLKLALAAYSMRQFLDLKKPTMTLFEFIDLAADLPLDAIELTSYYWAETTDAYAEKLKAHATKKKLAISGVPVGNNFCVRDEAKYKLEIQKVKDWTVLAAKVGATTVRIFAGALEKGDTLEAAQKRVVAAVNECCEVAEKHGISLALENHGGITDTPEHLLDLVKPVKSKALGVNIDTGNFKTTDPYADIAKIAPYGVVSQVKTEVYPGGKVQDADLARVVKILKDANFHGFVALEYEGKEDPKVAVPKHVKELRKLIG